One part of the Natronosalvus amylolyticus genome encodes these proteins:
- a CDS encoding PQQ-binding-like beta-propeller repeat protein, which translates to MQQSAAGTKGVNGTSVGRRRFLATTASISAGSIVGLSSVGTVRASGNELWSFQTDDLVTGSPTVVDGTVYVGSSDHNVYAVDTTSGEEVWSFETGDTVWSSPNVVDGRVYVGSGDHNVYALEAATGEEVWSFETGDSVGSSPSVFDGVVYVTSQDGNAYAMDSTTGDEDWSFETDSWFSDAPVVVDETVFVASNDHTLYALDTTTGDENWSFELESGIPSTPTVVGETVYFGFFDHVYAADVTAGEELWSFQIDGPLDSSPTVADGTVYVGSTDANVYALDASDGAKVWSFETGRWVYSSPTVADGTVFIGSHDRHVYALDATDGAEVWSFETGGQVDSSPTVADGVLYVGSRDGNVYALDAGVSGSSECSRVAQGSLGHHDEWASVAATAETETDSDGSDESTPSGDDTDDGETAGSDRDGNGVTDDSEPDDGLPGFGIGSAFAGLGGAAYMMRRRFNNDSE; encoded by the coding sequence ATGCAACAGTCTGCAGCAGGGACAAAAGGAGTAAACGGCACATCGGTCGGCAGACGACGATTTCTCGCAACCACGGCAAGCATCAGCGCTGGGTCGATAGTAGGGCTCTCGAGCGTCGGCACCGTCCGAGCCAGCGGAAACGAACTGTGGTCGTTCCAGACCGATGATTTGGTCACTGGCTCTCCGACGGTCGTCGACGGGACGGTTTACGTTGGCAGTAGCGATCACAACGTCTACGCGGTCGATACAACCAGCGGCGAAGAAGTCTGGTCGTTCGAAACCGGTGACACCGTCTGGTCGTCACCCAACGTCGTCGACGGGAGGGTGTACGTTGGCAGTGGTGACCACAACGTCTACGCGTTGGAAGCGGCAACTGGTGAGGAAGTCTGGTCGTTCGAAACGGGCGACAGCGTGGGATCTTCTCCGTCGGTGTTCGACGGCGTCGTCTACGTCACTAGCCAGGATGGTAACGCGTACGCCATGGATTCGACAACCGGCGATGAGGACTGGTCGTTCGAAACCGATAGTTGGTTTTCCGATGCCCCCGTGGTCGTGGACGAGACAGTGTTCGTCGCCTCTAACGATCATACACTGTACGCCCTGGATACAACCACTGGCGACGAAAACTGGTCGTTCGAACTCGAGAGTGGAATACCCAGCACACCAACAGTAGTCGGTGAAACTGTCTATTTCGGATTCTTTGACCATGTTTATGCGGCTGACGTAACTGCGGGTGAAGAGCTATGGTCGTTCCAGATCGACGGTCCATTAGATTCCTCGCCGACGGTGGCAGACGGGACAGTCTACGTCGGGAGTACAGACGCCAATGTGTACGCGCTGGACGCCAGCGATGGAGCAAAGGTCTGGTCCTTCGAAACCGGCCGCTGGGTTTATTCGTCGCCAACGGTAGCAGATGGAACGGTCTTCATCGGTAGTCACGATCGCCACGTGTACGCACTCGATGCAACAGACGGAGCGGAGGTCTGGTCGTTCGAAACCGGCGGTCAGGTCGATTCGTCACCGACAGTGGCCGACGGAGTACTTTACGTCGGCAGTCGCGACGGCAACGTGTACGCACTGGACGCGGGTGTCTCGGGCTCGAGTGAGTGCTCTCGAGTAGCACAGGGTTCCCTGGGACACCACGACGAATGGGCCAGTGTCGCCGCTACTGCCGAAACGGAAACTGATTCCGATGGTTCCGACGAGAGTACACCGAGTGGCGACGACACAGACGACGGAGAAACAGCCGGTAGTGACCGTGATGGAAACGGAGTGACCGATGACAGTGAGCCAGACGATGGACTCCCAGGATTCGGTATCGGTAGCGCATTCGCCGGACTGGGCGGCGCTGCCTACATGATGAGACGACGGTTCAACAACGATTCCGAGTAA
- a CDS encoding hydroxysqualene dehydroxylase — MTDVVVVGGGIGGLSAAHELAERGFDVTVLEAADRFGGKARSVPVDDGEAPLHGEHGFRFFPAFYRHVIDTMTRIPDGTGTVEDNLVETEATLIASTHRPDIVANTRTPATVSEWLEALRPAFAEDLPPADVRFLVERLLYVLTACEERREHELDDISWWEFIDADNRSQEFRERLAFAVQSLVALRPQLGSARTIGTIYLQLLFGQLDPRRPAERILNAPTSEAWIDPWTTYLESLDVALRAETPAQELLFDGRRVTGVSLATGETVVGDEYVLAVPVEVAPSFFTSELTRAAPALGRIDQLDTAWMNGIQYFLTEDVEITRGHQVYADAPWALTSISQRQFWPEFDVETRGPDGVNGVLSVIASDWDTPGILYDKPARHCTREEIAMEIWAQLKAHLNTAETTLSDEILVDWFLDPALVETDDGVENRSPLLINTVGSLRNRPPADVGIENLTLASDYVRTNSDLASMESANEAGRRAANAIFERHGRYERAQVWSLEEPAVFEPFKRQDQIRYRLGLPHPATVTHSIRGVSSDIQKLIANM; from the coding sequence ATGACAGACGTAGTCGTCGTTGGCGGCGGTATCGGCGGACTCTCTGCCGCACACGAACTCGCCGAACGCGGATTCGACGTGACGGTCCTCGAGGCGGCCGACCGCTTCGGTGGCAAAGCTCGATCAGTCCCAGTCGATGATGGGGAAGCGCCACTGCACGGGGAACACGGATTCCGGTTCTTTCCAGCCTTCTATCGCCACGTCATCGACACGATGACCCGAATCCCGGACGGAACCGGAACCGTCGAGGACAATCTGGTCGAAACGGAAGCAACCCTCATCGCGAGCACCCATCGGCCCGATATCGTCGCGAACACGCGAACGCCTGCAACGGTTTCCGAGTGGCTCGAGGCACTCAGACCCGCTTTCGCTGAAGACCTCCCGCCAGCGGACGTCAGATTCCTGGTCGAGCGCCTGCTGTACGTCCTGACCGCCTGTGAGGAACGACGTGAACACGAACTCGATGATATCTCCTGGTGGGAGTTTATCGACGCCGACAACCGCTCCCAGGAGTTCCGAGAGCGACTGGCCTTTGCCGTCCAGTCGTTGGTTGCTTTGCGGCCACAACTCGGAAGTGCCCGGACCATCGGGACGATCTACTTGCAACTGCTGTTCGGACAACTCGATCCCCGGAGACCGGCCGAGCGAATTCTCAACGCCCCCACGAGCGAGGCCTGGATCGACCCCTGGACGACGTACCTCGAGTCACTCGACGTTGCGCTCCGTGCAGAAACACCAGCACAGGAGCTATTGTTCGACGGTCGCCGGGTGACTGGCGTTTCCCTCGCCACCGGCGAGACCGTGGTCGGCGACGAGTACGTCCTCGCCGTTCCCGTCGAGGTCGCTCCGTCGTTTTTCACCTCCGAACTCACGCGAGCGGCTCCCGCGCTCGGTCGAATCGACCAGCTCGATACGGCCTGGATGAACGGCATCCAGTACTTCCTCACCGAGGACGTCGAAATCACTCGCGGCCACCAAGTGTACGCCGACGCCCCGTGGGCGTTGACCTCGATTTCACAGCGCCAGTTCTGGCCCGAGTTCGACGTCGAAACCCGCGGCCCCGACGGCGTCAACGGCGTGCTTTCGGTCATCGCCTCCGATTGGGATACGCCCGGAATCCTGTACGACAAACCCGCCAGACACTGTACCCGTGAGGAGATAGCCATGGAAATTTGGGCACAGCTCAAAGCCCACCTGAACACCGCCGAAACGACCCTGAGCGACGAAATTCTCGTCGACTGGTTCCTCGACCCGGCACTGGTCGAAACCGACGACGGGGTCGAGAACCGCTCACCGCTGTTGATCAACACGGTTGGGTCACTCCGGAACCGTCCACCCGCAGACGTTGGGATCGAAAACCTCACACTCGCCAGCGATTACGTCCGCACCAACAGTGACCTCGCGTCGATGGAGTCGGCCAACGAAGCGGGCCGGCGAGCAGCAAATGCGATCTTCGAACGCCACGGACGTTATGAGCGGGCGCAGGTCTGGTCGCTCGAGGAACCGGCCGTCTTCGAACCGTTCAAACGCCAGGATCAGATCCGATACCGACTCGGATTGCCCCATCCAGCTACGGTCACGCACTCGATCCGGGGTGTCTCGAGCGATATACAAAAATTAATAGCCAATATGTAG
- a CDS encoding heavy metal translocating P-type ATPase: protein METASGPTAKSVGKLLPLAERPMLRRQAVFVILTFVGMMVGLLGSWFGLSSTVVWGSYTVAYVFGGWYGLKASIHAIREPVVEIDLLMILAALGALFIGAPFEGAMLLFLFSLSGVLEEYAIGRSRTAIKSLIEMRPESARVRRDGETVTVHIDDVEIGDVFVVKPGDRLPLDGVVESGESTIDQSSLTGESVPVPKEPGDEVFGGTINETGSLEVRVTREAQESAISRLIHMVEEAQSKRAPTQQLIDRFEQPYVLSVFALTAVAIALPITLLDHPFEPTFYRAMTLMVAASPCAVIISTPAAVLSAIAAGGRQGVLFKGGEHIETAGNVDAVAFDKTGTLTEGNTRLTDVAVLEQPTLEAPAHDGDERVTELEGYTPGSQFTEDSLLALAAAVQSRSEHHLAEATVEAAAERNLAIPDSTEFDAVVGKGVHGKVDGKTVHIGNPRYFETVTGDREIDGLERGLEAVRELESQGKTSVLVVSETDDRLCVCGWLAFTDTIRTDAASMIEELRERGVEQIVMLTGDNERVAQYIADELGIDEVYAELLPEEKVTHIEELQQTHEAVAMVGDGVNDAPALATADISVGMGGAGTDVALETADIILMSDKLDRLPYVFALSRETRRTLYINFAIAFGAIAIMVVAILTAGIPLPVAVIGHEGSTVLVSLIGLRLLGFDA, encoded by the coding sequence ATGGAGACGGCTTCCGGACCGACAGCGAAATCCGTCGGGAAATTGCTGCCGCTTGCAGAGCGACCGATGCTGAGACGTCAAGCGGTATTTGTCATTTTGACGTTCGTCGGGATGATGGTCGGCTTGCTCGGAAGCTGGTTTGGACTCTCGTCGACAGTCGTCTGGGGAAGCTACACCGTTGCGTACGTGTTTGGCGGCTGGTACGGACTCAAAGCGAGCATTCATGCCATACGGGAACCAGTCGTCGAAATCGACCTGCTGATGATTCTCGCCGCCCTCGGCGCGCTGTTTATTGGGGCGCCGTTCGAGGGAGCGATGTTGTTGTTTTTGTTCTCGCTCTCTGGAGTCCTCGAGGAGTACGCTATCGGTCGGTCACGAACGGCGATCAAATCGCTCATCGAGATGCGCCCGGAATCCGCTCGCGTCCGACGTGACGGCGAGACGGTGACCGTTCACATCGACGACGTCGAAATCGGGGACGTGTTCGTCGTCAAACCCGGTGACAGGTTGCCACTCGACGGCGTCGTCGAATCGGGTGAGAGCACGATCGATCAGTCGTCGCTCACCGGCGAATCCGTTCCCGTGCCCAAAGAACCGGGAGACGAGGTGTTCGGCGGCACGATCAACGAGACTGGTAGCCTCGAGGTCAGGGTCACCCGCGAAGCACAGGAGTCTGCGATTTCGCGGCTTATCCACATGGTCGAAGAGGCCCAGAGCAAGCGAGCCCCAACCCAGCAACTCATCGATCGGTTCGAACAACCGTACGTACTGAGCGTGTTTGCGCTGACGGCGGTTGCCATCGCGTTACCGATCACGCTGCTCGACCATCCGTTCGAACCGACGTTCTACCGGGCGATGACGCTCATGGTCGCCGCGTCGCCGTGTGCGGTCATTATTTCGACGCCGGCAGCCGTCCTGTCGGCTATCGCAGCCGGTGGTCGTCAGGGCGTCCTGTTCAAGGGTGGCGAACACATCGAAACTGCGGGCAACGTCGATGCCGTCGCGTTCGACAAAACGGGGACGTTGACCGAAGGGAACACGCGATTGACGGACGTCGCTGTGCTCGAGCAGCCAACACTCGAGGCTCCGGCACACGATGGTGATGAACGAGTAACTGAACTCGAAGGGTACACGCCGGGCAGCCAATTTACCGAAGACAGTCTCCTGGCGCTCGCGGCTGCCGTCCAGTCGCGTTCCGAACATCATCTGGCCGAGGCCACGGTCGAGGCGGCAGCTGAACGCAACCTTGCGATTCCGGATTCGACCGAGTTCGATGCGGTGGTTGGCAAGGGTGTCCACGGGAAGGTAGACGGGAAGACGGTTCACATCGGCAACCCACGCTACTTCGAGACGGTCACTGGCGACCGAGAGATCGACGGACTCGAGCGGGGTCTCGAGGCGGTTCGTGAACTCGAGTCGCAGGGCAAGACCAGCGTGCTCGTCGTTAGCGAGACCGACGATCGACTGTGCGTCTGTGGCTGGCTGGCGTTTACCGATACGATTCGGACTGATGCTGCGAGCATGATCGAGGAACTCCGTGAACGGGGCGTCGAACAGATCGTCATGCTGACTGGAGATAACGAACGCGTCGCTCAGTATATCGCCGACGAACTCGGGATCGACGAGGTCTACGCTGAGTTACTACCGGAAGAAAAAGTGACCCATATCGAGGAGTTACAGCAAACCCACGAGGCCGTCGCGATGGTCGGCGACGGCGTCAACGATGCGCCGGCACTCGCGACGGCAGACATCAGCGTCGGCATGGGTGGTGCAGGCACGGACGTTGCCCTCGAGACGGCTGACATTATCCTGATGTCGGATAAACTCGATCGGCTTCCCTACGTGTTCGCCCTGAGCCGTGAAACCCGGCGGACGCTGTATATCAACTTCGCTATTGCGTTCGGCGCGATTGCAATTATGGTGGTCGCGATCCTCACGGCTGGCATCCCGCTTCCGGTAGCCGTTATCGGTCACGAAGGGTCGACGGTTCTTGTCAGCCTGATCGGCTTACGGTTGCTCGGCTTCGATGCGTGA